From Arachis hypogaea cultivar Tifrunner chromosome 3, arahy.Tifrunner.gnm2.J5K5, whole genome shotgun sequence:
AGGATGCTCCACTTAGATTCAAGAGTTTTGATTTGTTGCCATTAGCTTTTTAACCAAGGTCAAGATCTCACCCCGCATCTCGGCAACCGCAATTGGAGTAACCTGTTCCTTCACATCAGGGAACCACAGCTCCGTTAAATCAATATTTTTGCAGTTTACATGCCAGTTGCATATCACTCTTGCTATGGCCATGACATACAAACCACAATCATAACCATTCTCTTGTTGGGGTGAATCAGTCCATTCCAAAAAGCTAGGTTCAGATGCCAATCCGGATTGCCCCATGTATCCACCAACAGCTCTATAGAGTTGCTTAGCAGGTGCTGAGTTCATGCCTCTGCAACTATCATGGTGAACAAACTTGTTAGCACGCCTGTAATACGCAAGTAGGCTCCAGTGAGACCCACCTTCAGCTTTACCAACATCTTCGTTATCGTTGATGGGGAATATAACCAGTTCCTTATCAGACAAATGAAGAGGCTCTATGAAATCTTTGAGAGCCTCAGCAACAGGACATTTCATGATCCAAAATGCAATGGAGGGTGGAACCAGCAGGGTATCCTGAGAGGGATAACAAGATGGAAGATAGCTGAAATACAACTCGATAACTCGATCATTAAGATAAAACGGACCGTTGAGGATGGTTAGATCATAACGCCGAAGCACAACATCGTTGTAGCTAAGAATCATCTCATCTGATGGTGATCCCTTCATCTGATGAAAATGAAAGTTCAATGTCTTAGTTAGATGAACAATCACCTACTTTGCTATTTTAAATTTTCTTGCTCTAGTTTGTGATAAAACATTCAAAACATCTTCAAACCAGTTCCCCTTTCCCTCAACTTTCTTTTGCCTCCTCCAAAATCAAACCTCACAAACAGCCCACAAAGGTTTTCATTTTTCACGGATAAATGCAACAAAAGGAAATGCACAAATATCAGTTTTTCAGCTGGGCATTTTCGCATACATCTGGATCTGGTGAACATTTTCTTTAACACAATAACCTAGGCATCAAGTTCTTCAGATCAAAGTTGGGCACACGCTACATATTCAAGCAACCTAATTATCTAAGGGAATTAGGGATtgcataataataaattaaaaagaaaagatccaTTTCTAAATTATCAACGATAATACAAGAAAACTCGTTTCCCAATTATTGAAAAATGAGCAAGGATTAATAACCCTAAACCTAGAAAGAACTTACAGTCAAATTGAAGAAAAGTACTGGTTGGTTGGTTGGTTGGTTATTGATTCAGGAAAAGTTGGAGTTTGATATGTAAGAACCCTCAGGAAAGCATCGATGTCAAATACTCGCACGAGTGAGTGAGTATCACTGCCTCAGAAGTAATTTGTTGTTCGACTTTTGCACACAATGGAATGCAAGTTCTCTTGGGCTCAATTCTGGTTAGTGGTTACTGTAGAAGTGTTCTATATACCATTTGATTATTTTTTGTGAATATAATTTTTCAAAGGTGAATATTTTTCTTGAGAAGTTCGAAGTGTACAACAAGGGATAATAGTCAATTTGGTTTAAGAAAGAtcgcttattttttatttttatttttttgatgatttttttaatcaaattaatttttaaataattttatttaaattatattagttttttttgttatttttttacatTATCGTTACCACTTTTGTTTAGAGACTATTTTTATCTTCGTTCAGGTCCCATCCAATCTTTATCATATAGATTTTTCACATGGCGAATTCCTAACCTTCCAGAGTCCCttgggttttttatttttctccaaatgagtttttttttttttatttgtttcgtcTCATCCCAAAAAAATTTCTTACAATTAAGATCAATCATATTACACGTAGACATTGATAATAAAGGAGTTTGCATTTAGTAAGTAGGAATAGAGGTAAAGACATATTTCATTAGAGTAATCCTTCCGGCTAGAGATAATATTCTTGCTTTTTAGCTATTCAATCTGGTATTAGCTTGTTGATAATGTCTTTATAAGTATTTTTTGAAACCTTCGAGTGTAGAAGAGGCACTTTAAAATATTTTCCGAAATTATTTATTCTTGTAAACCGCAGCATTCTACTAATCGCTTTCTTAACTCTGTGACTCATATTGGAGGAAAAGAAAATGCGAATTTTATCATTATTTACTTTTTAGCCTAAACTGTTGCAAAAGATTTCAATAACTTTTTTAATAACCTCTGCTTGTTTCATACTAGCCTCTCTAAACAGGATGATAAAACAGAATGAGATCATCCGCAAAGCATAAGTAAAAAAGTTTAGGGCCACCTTGATTTAGGAAAATCGGCTTCCACTAGTTGTACTCCACTGCGACACTAATAAATTGGAAGAGGCGTTCTATACACAAGAGAAAAAAATACGACGATAAAGGATCATTCTAACAAATGTTTCGAGTAGGAGAGAATTCGTCTAAGACTTTTCTGATCTAAAAAACCCTCATCTTTGTCATAGAGATGCATTTAGAAATAAGATTAATGGAAAGTTAGGGCAAATTAATATCCTTCAGAATATCTTCAATAAAGTTCCGCTTCAGTCTATCATATGTTTTTTTTCAAGTCAATCTTAATTGTCATCCACCCTTTCACTCTTTTCTTCAATCTCATAGAATTTCTGAGTAATTATAATATTATCTGAATCCTACTTTCCAGAAACAAAGCTGCGTTGGGTAGGTTGAACTAATATATCCATAACTCTTCTGAGTCTCCTAGCTAACGCTTTAGTAATGATT
This genomic window contains:
- the LOC112786573 gene encoding NEDD8-specific protease 1; amino-acid sequence: MKGSPSDEMILSYNDVVLRRYDLTILNGPFYLNDRVIELYFSYLPSCYPSQDTLLVPPSIAFWIMKCPVAEALKDFIEPLHLSDKELVIFPINDNEDVGKAEGGSHWSLLAYYRRANKFVHHDSCRGMNSAPAKQLYRAVGGYMGQSGLASEPSFLEWTDSPQQENGYDCGLYVMAIARVICNWHVNCKNIDLTELWFPDVKEQVTPIAVAEMRGEILTLVKKLMATNQNS